From Solidesulfovibrio carbinoliphilus subsp. oakridgensis, the proteins below share one genomic window:
- a CDS encoding DUF4239 domain-containing protein: protein MGNLFLLSEAGVIAILGLPTLLYLVAAHRRQPGPIEQLSETIANYNLFNSLYSIFLGLALVTLMVNFNTVQDDTRKEAEDIISATRLINGLSQGKPLTEKLLAYAKAVVEFDLPAMGRGEMSAQASTAFDALWNQAYAISLTSKNEESIHSLVLGELSDITKCRLTRRMKAKENLHPMIFFLIVFGYYVMLVKTSLTRVGSRKTQLAFELPMFAMVILVITTIIDLNTPFVGIVNIDTTAFRWALERATAIAALPRP, encoded by the coding sequence ATGGGCAACCTCTTTCTGCTAAGCGAAGCGGGCGTCATCGCCATCCTCGGCCTGCCGACCCTTCTCTATCTGGTCGCCGCCCACCGGCGACAGCCCGGGCCCATCGAACAGCTCTCGGAGACGATCGCCAACTACAACCTGTTCAATTCCCTCTATTCCATTTTCCTGGGGCTGGCCCTGGTCACCTTGATGGTGAACTTCAACACCGTTCAGGACGACACGCGCAAGGAAGCCGAGGACATCATCTCGGCCACCCGGCTGATAAACGGCCTGTCGCAGGGGAAACCGCTCACGGAAAAGCTGCTCGCCTACGCCAAGGCCGTGGTCGAGTTCGACTTGCCGGCCATGGGCCGGGGGGAAATGTCGGCCCAGGCCTCCACCGCCTTCGACGCCCTCTGGAACCAGGCCTATGCCATCAGCCTGACCTCGAAAAACGAGGAATCGATCCACAGCCTGGTGCTCGGCGAACTGAGCGACATCACCAAGTGCCGGCTGACCCGTCGCATGAAGGCCAAGGAAAACCTCCACCCCATGATCTTTTTCCTGATCGTCTTCGGCTACTACGTCATGCTGGTGAAGACCTCTCTGACCCGCGTCGGCAGCCGGAAGACCCAGCTGGCCTTCGAGCTGCCGATGTTCGCCATGGTCATTTTGGTCATCACCACCATCATCGACCTGAACACGCCCTTTGTCGGCATCGTCAACATCGACACCACCGCCTTCCGCTGGGCCCTGGAGCGGGCCACGGCCATCGCGGCCCTGCCCCGTCCGTGA
- a CDS encoding MFS transporter: MSRVHAGSPAMVLATVCIAQFMAPFMLTAVGVALPSLGRDLNATAMQLGLIEQLYVVSLAMGMLAFGRWGDIVGQRRVLLPGLAVFTALTCSLGFTQSVDMIMVQRFFQGLGACIVLSGSLALVAAAYPPELRGRKIGLVSACTYAGLSLGPVIGGFVTSHFGWRFVFLMSVPIGLGATGLCLFGMKEGPKNAFGERMDWRGGFFYAASVALVMLGAAHAKEVPAGPAMIAAGILGLAVFLRLQARTKSPLLDINLLTRNRFFTLSCLAALGNYAATFGITFMMSLYLQYAKGLPPRLAGFLLLFQPVAQLIASPLAGRLTERYPAPRLATIGMCVSSAGLLAAAATLHADTSVWLLGAELVVIGAGFGIFITPNSTAIMGSVQKRQFGLASGMIASMRTLGMAVSMTTVTLIFSLLMADAAITPATLPAFLTSMRVGLAAFAVFSCLGVILSFWRGKNGDRGMKKPSSTKQ, encoded by the coding sequence ATGTCCCGCGTACACGCCGGTTCCCCGGCCATGGTCCTCGCCACCGTCTGCATCGCCCAGTTCATGGCCCCGTTCATGCTGACCGCCGTGGGCGTGGCCCTGCCCTCCCTCGGCCGGGACCTCAACGCCACGGCCATGCAGCTTGGCCTCATCGAGCAGCTCTACGTGGTGTCCCTGGCCATGGGCATGCTGGCCTTCGGCCGCTGGGGCGACATCGTGGGCCAGCGCCGGGTGCTGTTGCCGGGTCTGGCCGTCTTCACGGCGCTCACCTGTTCGCTCGGCTTCACCCAGTCCGTGGACATGATCATGGTCCAACGGTTCTTCCAGGGGCTCGGGGCCTGCATTGTCCTGTCCGGGTCCCTGGCCCTGGTGGCCGCCGCCTATCCGCCCGAGCTTCGCGGCCGCAAGATCGGCCTCGTCTCGGCCTGCACCTATGCTGGCCTGTCGCTTGGCCCGGTCATCGGCGGATTCGTCACCAGCCATTTCGGCTGGCGGTTCGTCTTTCTCATGTCCGTGCCCATCGGCCTTGGCGCCACGGGCCTGTGCCTGTTCGGCATGAAGGAGGGCCCGAAAAACGCCTTTGGCGAACGGATGGACTGGCGCGGCGGCTTTTTTTACGCGGCCAGCGTGGCCCTGGTCATGCTCGGCGCGGCCCATGCCAAGGAGGTGCCGGCCGGACCGGCCATGATCGCGGCCGGGATTCTCGGCCTGGCCGTGTTCCTGCGCCTGCAGGCCCGGACCAAAAGCCCGCTCCTGGACATCAACCTCCTGACCCGAAACCGCTTTTTTACGCTGAGCTGCCTGGCGGCCCTTGGCAACTACGCCGCCACCTTCGGCATCACCTTCATGATGAGCCTCTACCTCCAGTACGCCAAGGGCCTGCCGCCGCGCCTGGCCGGGTTCCTCTTGCTCTTCCAGCCGGTGGCCCAGCTCATCGCCTCGCCGCTGGCCGGCCGGCTGACCGAGCGCTACCCGGCCCCCCGGCTGGCCACCATCGGCATGTGCGTCAGCTCGGCCGGCCTGCTCGCGGCCGCGGCCACGCTCCACGCGGACACGTCCGTCTGGCTGCTCGGGGCGGAGCTGGTGGTCATCGGCGCGGGGTTCGGGATCTTCATCACGCCCAATTCCACGGCCATCATGGGCAGCGTGCAAAAGCGGCAGTTCGGGCTGGCTTCCGGCATGATCGCGTCCATGCGCACGCTCGGCATGGCCGTGTCCATGACCACCGTCACCCTTATCTTCTCGCTTTTGATGGCCGACGCGGCCATCACCCCGGCCACCCTGCCGGCCTTTCTGACCAGCATGCGCGTGGGCCTGGCCGCCTTTGCCGTCTTCTCGTGCCTGGGGGTGATCCTGTCGTTTTGGCGGGGGAAAAACGGAGATAGAGGAATGAAGAAGCCATCTTCTACCAAACAATGA
- a CDS encoding HlyD family secretion protein, which yields MSAAPPETPPAQGPVDPAVLQTGRPAGQTPPPLPPRRHRPLWRNPWVLLLAACLLAGALAYWRYDRQFESTDDAFIAGHVTAVSAQVPGRVKEVLVDDNQKVAKGDVVLRIDPADYQVRLDQARAALATARRNRDEAVSEQEAARAAAETSRAQVASELATAENADKEKARYDKLASERVVAQEARDNADTTARTARAALDVARKKYAADQTQVALAGTRIETAKAQVEEARAAVDKAALDLAHTEVHARVSGRVTNKAVEPGDYIQTGQNFLSLVNPDIWVVANFKETQLTRMRPGQPVAVTVDTYPDREIKAHVESVQRGTGAAFSLLPPENATGNYVKVVQRVPVKIVFDRTDADQDMLLAPGMSVVPTVRVR from the coding sequence ATGTCCGCCGCACCTCCCGAAACCCCGCCTGCCCAGGGGCCCGTCGATCCCGCCGTTCTCCAGACCGGCCGGCCGGCCGGCCAGACGCCGCCGCCTCTCCCGCCCCGCCGCCACCGGCCGCTGTGGCGAAACCCCTGGGTGCTGCTCCTGGCCGCCTGCCTTCTCGCCGGGGCCCTGGCCTACTGGCGCTACGACCGGCAGTTCGAATCCACGGATGACGCCTTCATCGCCGGCCACGTCACCGCCGTCTCGGCCCAGGTCCCGGGCCGGGTCAAGGAAGTGCTCGTGGACGACAACCAGAAGGTGGCAAAAGGCGACGTGGTGCTCCGCATCGACCCGGCCGACTATCAGGTCCGCCTGGACCAGGCCCGGGCCGCCCTGGCCACGGCCCGGCGCAACCGCGACGAAGCCGTATCGGAGCAGGAGGCGGCCCGGGCCGCGGCCGAAACCAGCCGGGCGCAGGTCGCGTCCGAACTGGCCACGGCCGAGAACGCCGACAAGGAAAAAGCCCGCTACGACAAGCTCGCCTCCGAGCGCGTCGTGGCCCAGGAAGCCAGGGACAACGCGGACACCACCGCCCGCACCGCCCGGGCCGCCCTGGACGTGGCCAGAAAGAAATACGCCGCCGACCAGACCCAGGTCGCCCTGGCCGGCACCCGCATCGAAACCGCCAAGGCGCAGGTGGAGGAGGCCCGGGCCGCCGTGGACAAGGCCGCCCTGGACCTGGCCCACACCGAGGTCCACGCCCGGGTGTCCGGCCGGGTGACCAACAAGGCCGTGGAGCCGGGCGACTACATCCAGACCGGCCAGAATTTCCTGAGCCTCGTCAATCCGGACATCTGGGTGGTGGCCAATTTCAAGGAAACCCAGCTGACCCGCATGCGGCCCGGCCAGCCCGTGGCCGTGACCGTGGACACCTATCCGGACCGCGAGATCAAGGCCCATGTCGAGAGCGTCCAGCGGGGCACGGGAGCGGCGTTCAGCCTCCTGCCCCCGGAAAACGCCACCGGCAACTACGTCAAGGTCGTGCAGCGGGTGCCGGTCAAAATCGTCTTCGACCGTACGGACGCCGACCAGGACATGCTGCTGGCGCCGGGCATGTCGGTCGTGCCGACGGTGCGGGTCCGCTAG
- the phoU gene encoding phosphate signaling complex protein PhoU gives MERIIETDLEKLKTDMLTAFRMAQAAVEKALRTVFDRDPALARAVIAGDAAIDGLECALDSEILRLLALHQPVARDLRYVLGCMRAVGDIERIGDQAVAIAERGLLLVDREPIAPPAKLEELAEATRDFLVNTALCFSKLDLALARRLCEESAEILDLNVAILQEMTEYMRDEARPVERAVQICFIAHGLKRVCDQCANIAESVVFIREGACSRHRCD, from the coding sequence GTGGAACGGATCATCGAAACGGACCTGGAAAAGCTCAAGACCGACATGCTGACGGCCTTCCGCATGGCCCAGGCGGCCGTGGAAAAGGCCCTGCGCACGGTCTTTGACCGGGACCCGGCCCTGGCCCGGGCCGTCATCGCCGGCGACGCGGCCATCGACGGCCTGGAGTGCGCCCTCGACAGCGAGATCCTGCGCCTGCTCGCCCTGCACCAGCCCGTAGCCCGGGACCTGCGCTACGTCCTTGGCTGCATGCGGGCCGTGGGCGACATCGAGCGGATCGGCGACCAGGCGGTCGCCATCGCCGAGCGGGGCCTTTTGCTCGTGGACCGGGAGCCCATCGCCCCGCCGGCCAAGCTCGAGGAGCTGGCCGAGGCGACACGGGATTTTCTGGTCAACACGGCCTTGTGTTTCTCCAAGCTCGACCTGGCGCTGGCCCGCCGCCTGTGCGAGGAATCCGCGGAGATCCTGGACCTGAACGTGGCCATCCTCCAGGAGATGACCGAATACATGCGCGACGAGGCCCGGCCCGTGGAGCGGGCCGTGCAGATCTGCTTCATCGCCCACGGGCTCAAGCGCGTCTGCGACCAGTGCGCCAACATTGCCGAATCGGTCGTCTTCATCCGGGAAGGGGCCTGCAGCCGGCACCGGTGCGACTGA
- the argC gene encoding N-acetyl-gamma-glutamyl-phosphate reductase, whose translation METIPVGLVGVTGYTGMELARLLAVHPSLRLVRATSRAEAGKTLASLYPFLQGFPVGDVAVTAPDAADLAAACRLVFLAVPHGAAMDYAAELLAAGLSVVDLSADFRLADAEVYAAWYGLPHRHPALLPEAVYGLPELYGERIKKTKLTANPGCYPTSVILGLAPALAAGLVETDGIVADSKSGASGAGRKAAVPTLFCEVHDSFRAYNLGRHRHTPEIEQELGKLAGADITVSFNPHLLPIDRGILSTIYTRLTREATVEEIHALYERHYADKPWVRVLPLGRLPETRHVRGTMFCDLGLVVDPRTGRLIVVSAIDNLCRGASGQAVACANLMSGLPVDAGLTLAPMMP comes from the coding sequence ATGGAAACGATTCCCGTCGGCCTGGTCGGCGTGACCGGCTACACCGGCATGGAGCTGGCCCGGCTCCTGGCCGTCCATCCGAGCCTGCGCCTGGTGCGGGCCACCTCCCGGGCCGAGGCCGGCAAGACGCTGGCCAGCCTCTATCCTTTTCTCCAGGGCTTTCCCGTGGGGGACGTGGCCGTGACCGCGCCGGACGCCGCCGATCTGGCCGCCGCCTGCCGCCTCGTCTTTCTGGCCGTGCCCCACGGCGCGGCCATGGACTACGCCGCCGAACTCTTGGCCGCCGGCCTGTCGGTGGTCGATCTTTCCGCCGACTTCCGCTTGGCCGACGCCGAGGTCTACGCCGCCTGGTACGGCCTCCCCCACCGCCACCCGGCCCTCCTGCCGGAGGCGGTCTACGGCCTGCCCGAGCTTTACGGCGAACGAATCAAAAAGACGAAGCTGACGGCCAATCCCGGCTGCTACCCGACCTCGGTCATCCTCGGCCTGGCCCCGGCTCTGGCCGCCGGCCTGGTCGAAACCGACGGCATCGTGGCCGACAGCAAATCCGGCGCCTCGGGCGCGGGCAGAAAGGCCGCCGTGCCGACCCTGTTCTGCGAGGTCCACGACAGCTTCCGGGCCTATAACCTGGGCAGGCACCGCCACACCCCGGAGATCGAGCAGGAGCTCGGCAAGCTCGCCGGCGCGGACATCACCGTGTCCTTCAACCCGCATCTCCTGCCCATCGACCGGGGCATCCTGTCCACGATCTACACCCGGCTCACCCGCGAGGCCACGGTGGAGGAAATCCACGCCCTCTACGAACGCCACTACGCCGACAAGCCCTGGGTCCGGGTCCTGCCCCTCGGCCGGCTGCCCGAGACGCGCCACGTGCGCGGCACCATGTTCTGCGACCTGGGCCTGGTGGTCGATCCCCGCACCGGCCGGCTGATTGTCGTTTCCGCCATCGACAACCTGTGCCGGGGCGCGTCCGGCCAGGCGGTCGCCTGCGCCAACCTGATGTCCGGCCTGCCCGTGGACGCGGGCCTTACCCTCGCGCCCATGATGCCGTAG
- a CDS encoding Nif11-like leader peptide family natural product precursor, with protein MTLDNVRKLYERIGTDKGLRDRLYKAEGQAARDAVLREEGLFFTDAEFDEMDGVLHVKCQTHEEAEQFFEFRNWWNFLRRT; from the coding sequence ATGACACTCGATAATGTTCGCAAGCTCTACGAGCGCATCGGCACGGACAAGGGGCTTCGGGACCGGCTCTACAAGGCCGAAGGGCAGGCGGCCCGGGACGCGGTCCTGCGCGAGGAAGGCCTCTTTTTCACGGACGCCGAATTCGACGAGATGGACGGCGTGCTCCACGTCAAATGCCAGACCCACGAGGAAGCCGAGCAATTCTTCGAGTTCCGCAACTGGTGGAATTTCCTGCGCCGGACCTGA
- a CDS encoding amino acid ABC transporter permease → MAYTFDFGQVVSGEYGQWLVSGLVTTLKISSLSIVLSLGLGTLVAVLRLSKVRPLVWISAGFTEFFRNTPLLVQIFFWYFGSYSILPNFVNEWLYKQDFEFACGVIALTVYTAAFIAEEIRSGIFSIPKNQLEASRACGLSFVQAMGYVILPQAFRVIIPPLISQFLNLIKNSSLVMTIGVMDLTYMARQIEAHTFHGFEAFTVSTCMYLAISLTVSLGVNIYNRRVLHVRSR, encoded by the coding sequence TTGGCGTACACTTTCGATTTCGGCCAGGTGGTCAGCGGCGAATACGGGCAGTGGCTCGTTTCGGGGCTTGTTACCACGCTCAAGATTTCCAGCCTGTCCATCGTGCTGTCGCTCGGGCTCGGCACGCTGGTGGCCGTCCTTCGCCTGTCCAAGGTCAGGCCGCTTGTCTGGATAAGCGCCGGGTTCACGGAATTTTTCCGCAACACCCCGCTCCTGGTGCAGATTTTCTTCTGGTATTTCGGGTCCTACAGCATCCTGCCCAATTTCGTGAACGAGTGGCTCTACAAGCAGGACTTCGAGTTCGCCTGCGGCGTCATCGCCCTGACCGTGTACACGGCCGCGTTCATTGCCGAGGAGATCCGTTCCGGCATCTTCTCCATCCCCAAAAACCAGTTGGAAGCCTCCCGGGCCTGCGGCCTGTCGTTTGTGCAGGCCATGGGCTACGTCATCTTGCCCCAGGCCTTCCGGGTCATCATTCCGCCGCTCATTTCCCAGTTCCTCAACCTGATCAAGAACTCGTCTCTGGTCATGACCATCGGCGTCATGGACCTGACCTACATGGCCCGGCAGATCGAGGCCCACACCTTCCACGGTTTCGAGGCCTTCACCGTGTCCACGTGCATGTATCTGGCCATCTCGCTGACCGTTTCCCTGGGCGTGAACATCTACAATCGGCGCGTGCTCCACGTGCGGTCGCGGTAG
- a CDS encoding DHA2 family efflux MFS transporter permease subunit, whose translation MASPAASGQPWQPSVNPWLIAASVMLATFMEVLDTSVANVALPYMAGNLSATLSESTWVLTSYLVSNAIVLPMTGWLSTNFGRKRFLMTCVAGFTLASAACGAAPTMALLVVSRILQGAAGGALQPMSQAILMESFPPHKRGMAMAIFGMGVVVAPIVGPLLGGWITDNMSWRWIFFINLPIGIAALLMCQAFLEDPPYLKEAKAKRGGSIDYVGFAFMVLWLATLQILLDKGQEDDWFAAVWIRWFAGISLTSMIAFVLWELRAKYPLVDLRVLKDRDFAACTGMIGVVGVVLYSAITLLPLFLQNLMGYSAFASGLALSPRGVGAVIAMILVGRLIGKVDTRVLIGLGFLLMAYSSYRFAEINLDISISAIVWPGFILGLAIAMVFVPLTTQAMSNLPNEQIGNAAGIFNLMRNIGGSIGISALIAVVDRGAQAHQDLLSGHIHLGNPRYLAYLQSLTASLSRSFDPVTAKLKALGLTYDLLVQQATLLAYMDSFRILAYLCLLCMPAVLLLRRAGKAATPGMMH comes from the coding sequence ATGGCATCCCCCGCCGCTTCCGGCCAGCCGTGGCAGCCGAGCGTCAATCCCTGGCTGATCGCGGCCTCGGTCATGCTGGCCACGTTCATGGAGGTCCTCGACACCTCGGTGGCCAACGTGGCCCTGCCCTACATGGCGGGCAACCTGTCGGCCACCCTGTCCGAGTCCACCTGGGTCCTGACCAGCTATCTGGTATCGAACGCCATCGTCCTGCCCATGACCGGCTGGCTCAGCACCAACTTCGGCCGCAAGCGGTTTCTCATGACCTGCGTGGCCGGCTTCACCCTGGCCTCGGCCGCCTGCGGCGCGGCCCCGACCATGGCCCTCCTGGTGGTCAGCCGCATCCTCCAGGGCGCGGCCGGCGGCGCGCTCCAGCCCATGTCCCAGGCCATCCTCATGGAGAGCTTTCCGCCGCACAAGCGCGGCATGGCCATGGCCATTTTCGGCATGGGCGTGGTGGTGGCGCCCATCGTCGGGCCGCTTCTCGGCGGCTGGATCACGGACAACATGTCCTGGCGCTGGATTTTTTTCATCAACCTGCCGATCGGCATCGCGGCGCTTTTGATGTGCCAGGCCTTTTTGGAGGACCCGCCCTACCTCAAGGAGGCCAAGGCCAAGCGGGGCGGCTCCATCGACTACGTGGGCTTCGCCTTTATGGTCCTGTGGCTGGCCACCCTCCAGATCCTGCTCGACAAGGGCCAGGAGGACGACTGGTTCGCCGCCGTCTGGATCCGCTGGTTCGCCGGCATAAGCCTCACGTCCATGATCGCCTTCGTCCTCTGGGAGCTTCGGGCCAAGTATCCGCTGGTGGATCTGCGGGTGCTCAAGGACCGGGATTTCGCCGCCTGCACGGGCATGATCGGCGTGGTCGGGGTGGTCCTTTACAGCGCCATCACGCTGTTGCCGCTCTTCCTGCAAAACCTGATGGGCTATTCCGCCTTTGCCAGCGGCCTGGCCCTGTCGCCGCGCGGGGTCGGGGCCGTGATCGCCATGATCCTCGTCGGCCGGCTGATCGGCAAGGTGGACACGCGGGTGTTGATCGGCCTCGGCTTTCTGCTCATGGCCTATTCGTCCTACCGGTTCGCGGAAATAAATCTCGACATCTCGATTTCCGCCATCGTCTGGCCCGGGTTCATCCTGGGCCTGGCCATTGCCATGGTCTTCGTGCCGCTGACCACCCAGGCCATGTCCAACCTGCCAAACGAGCAGATCGGCAACGCGGCCGGCATCTTCAACCTCATGCGCAACATCGGCGGCAGCATCGGCATCTCGGCCTTGATCGCCGTGGTGGACCGGGGGGCGCAAGCCCACCAGGACCTCCTTTCCGGCCACATCCACCTGGGCAACCCCCGCTACCTCGCCTACCTCCAGTCCCTGACCGCCTCCCTGTCCCGGTCCTTCGATCCGGTCACGGCCAAACTGAAGGCCCTTGGCCTGACCTACGACCTGCTGGTGCAGCAGGCCACCCTTCTGGCCTACATGGACAGCTTCCGCATCCTGGCCTACCTGTGCCTTTTGTGCATGCCTGCCGTGCTGCTCCTGCGCCGGGCCGGCAAGGCGGCCACGCCGGGCATGATGCACTGA
- a CDS encoding amino acid ABC transporter permease has protein sequence MHWNVIAKNFDYFLIGGFPQGPLGGLAMTVLLAVGGIFGAFWLGLGIGLFRISKLRRLRWPAMVYIEIIRGTPLLMVVFWFYFLAPVLLGKTLPEAQSALIALIVFTSAYIAEIVRAGVEALPKGQMEAARGTGLNHFQTMTHVILPQALFNMIPSFVNQFVSLTKDTSLAFIIGVNELTKAATQVNSRTLTAPTEIFITIALLYFVICYCLTELSRRLEKHINRYQARTR, from the coding sequence GTGCACTGGAACGTTATTGCCAAAAATTTCGATTACTTCCTGATCGGCGGCTTTCCCCAGGGCCCGCTCGGCGGCCTGGCCATGACCGTGCTCCTGGCTGTCGGCGGCATTTTCGGCGCCTTCTGGCTGGGCCTTGGCATCGGGCTTTTCCGCATCTCCAAGCTCCGGCGCCTGCGCTGGCCGGCCATGGTCTACATCGAGATCATCCGGGGCACGCCCCTTTTGATGGTGGTCTTCTGGTTTTATTTCCTGGCGCCGGTCCTTTTGGGCAAGACGTTGCCAGAGGCCCAGAGCGCGCTTATCGCCCTGATCGTCTTTACCAGCGCCTATATCGCGGAGATCGTCCGGGCCGGGGTCGAGGCCCTGCCCAAGGGCCAGATGGAGGCCGCCCGGGGCACGGGGCTCAACCATTTCCAGACCATGACCCACGTCATCCTGCCCCAGGCGCTCTTCAACATGATTCCGTCCTTCGTCAACCAGTTCGTTTCCCTGACCAAGGACACCTCCCTGGCCTTCATTATCGGCGTCAACGAGCTGACCAAGGCCGCGACCCAGGTCAACAGCCGGACCCTGACCGCGCCGACCGAGATCTTCATCACCATCGCCCTGCTCTATTTCGTCATCTGCTACTGCCTGACCGAACTCTCGCGCCGCCTCGAAAAGCACATCAACCGCTATCAGGCCCGCACCCGCTAG
- the pyk gene encoding pyruvate kinase, whose product MHTKIVATLGPASLQPETMRDMVRHGVRIFRLNFSHADAAYFEPIVKTIRSLESEFGIPLTALADLCGPKTRIGEVADSPRTVGKGESLLLGLPDERPDPSRDERVFVSLDMPELLAGLRVGMPVNLSDGLLQFHVTRELKADRLYEIEAQNAGLLSSNKGIAFPGKHHALPALTAKDVKDLHEGIDVGVDAIAISFVQNANDVAMTKEEIRKHGVWVPVVSKLERQNAVDNLDAILKLTDAVMVARGDLGLECPLPELPIIQKKIIRACRHAQRPVIVATQMLLSMVKNPIPTRAETTDVANAILDGADCVMLSEETAVGDHPVETVKVMQEISENALGYYLERIQAPYAPKREKNPNKFVAYSACLIADNMEGQAIVCHTVSGTNARLTSSRRPSQNIYALTPDPRVLRFLNFAWGVKPRLIETAGGDHMARVEEFVTNCPDMAAGEPVVITAGRPTPGNDMPGTNEIKIYYK is encoded by the coding sequence ATGCACACCAAGATCGTGGCCACCCTCGGCCCCGCGTCCCTTCAGCCTGAAACCATGCGGGACATGGTGCGCCATGGGGTCCGCATCTTCCGGCTCAATTTCTCCCATGCCGATGCGGCCTATTTCGAGCCCATCGTCAAGACGATCCGGTCCCTCGAAAGCGAGTTCGGCATTCCGCTGACGGCCCTGGCCGACCTATGCGGCCCCAAGACCCGCATCGGCGAGGTGGCCGATTCGCCGCGCACGGTCGGCAAGGGCGAAAGCCTGCTGTTGGGACTGCCGGACGAGCGGCCCGATCCGTCCCGCGACGAGCGGGTTTTCGTGTCGCTCGACATGCCGGAACTCCTGGCCGGCCTTCGGGTCGGCATGCCGGTAAACTTAAGCGACGGGCTGCTCCAGTTCCACGTCACCCGGGAGCTCAAGGCCGACCGGCTCTACGAGATCGAGGCCCAAAACGCCGGGCTCCTGTCGTCGAACAAGGGCATCGCCTTTCCGGGCAAGCACCACGCCCTGCCGGCCCTGACCGCCAAGGACGTCAAGGACCTGCACGAGGGCATCGACGTGGGCGTGGACGCCATCGCCATCTCGTTTGTGCAAAACGCCAATGATGTGGCCATGACCAAGGAGGAGATCAGAAAGCACGGCGTCTGGGTGCCGGTGGTCTCCAAGCTCGAGCGGCAAAACGCGGTGGACAACCTGGACGCAATTTTGAAACTCACGGACGCGGTCATGGTGGCCCGCGGCGACCTCGGCCTCGAATGCCCGCTGCCGGAGCTGCCGATCATCCAGAAAAAGATCATCCGGGCCTGCCGCCATGCCCAGCGGCCGGTGATCGTGGCCACCCAGATGCTTTTGTCCATGGTCAAAAACCCGATCCCGACCCGGGCCGAGACTACCGACGTGGCCAACGCCATCCTGGACGGGGCGGACTGCGTCATGCTTTCGGAAGAGACGGCCGTCGGCGACCATCCGGTGGAGACGGTGAAGGTCATGCAGGAGATTTCCGAGAACGCGCTCGGCTACTACCTGGAGCGCATCCAGGCCCCGTACGCGCCCAAGCGGGAGAAGAACCCGAACAAGTTCGTGGCCTACTCGGCCTGCCTCATTGCCGACAACATGGAAGGCCAGGCGATCGTGTGCCACACGGTCAGCGGCACCAACGCCAGGCTCACCTCCAGCCGCCGGCCGAGCCAGAACATCTACGCCCTGACTCCGGACCCGCGCGTGCTGCGGTTTTTGAACTTCGCCTGGGGGGTCAAGCCGCGGCTGATCGAGACGGCCGGGGGCGACCACATGGCCCGGGTCGAGGAGTTCGTCACCAACTGCCCGGACATGGCCGCCGGCGAACCGGTGGTCATCACGGCCGGCCGCCCGACGCCCGGCAACGACATGCCCGGGACCAACGAGATCAAGATCTATTACAAATAA
- a CDS encoding DUF1844 domain-containing protein, whose product MGIDAAFKSPGEGGRQAGTCQDSRPGQDPCFPPASFITFILSLAQSAMVLMGEAPEPESGAYIRNLPQAKHTIDILAMLDCKTRGNLGQEEREVLETLLCELRLAYVKKQ is encoded by the coding sequence ATGGGAATCGACGCTGCTTTCAAAAGTCCCGGGGAAGGCGGCCGGCAGGCCGGCACCTGCCAGGACTCCCGCCCGGGCCAGGACCCCTGCTTTCCACCGGCCTCGTTTATCACCTTCATCCTGTCGCTGGCCCAATCGGCCATGGTGCTCATGGGCGAGGCGCCGGAGCCGGAATCGGGCGCCTACATCCGCAACCTGCCCCAGGCCAAGCACACCATCGACATCCTGGCCATGCTCGACTGCAAGACCCGGGGCAATCTCGGCCAGGAGGAACGCGAGGTGCTCGAAACGCTCCTTTGCGAGCTGCGGTTGGCCTACGTCAAAAAACAGTAA